Sequence from the Saccharopolyspora pogona genome:
AGGTGGTCGACAAGCGGCTGGCCGAGGTGCGGTTCAACGTCGCCGACCGGCGGCTGCCGAGCTCGGTGACCGCCACCATCAAGTACCGGAACCTGGTGGGCCAGCGCTATATCGCGTTGGAGCAGGGCGCCGGCAACACCGGCGGTTTCCTGCCCGCGGGCGGCCAGATCCCCCTGGAGCGCACCAAGCCCGCGCTGGACCTGACCGTGCTGCTGGGCGGGTTCAAGCCGCTGTTCCAGGCGCTTTCGCCGGAGGACGTCAACAAGCTCTCCTACGAGATCATCCAGGTGCTGCAGGGCGAGGGCGGCACGGTGGAGAGCCTGCTGGCCCACACCGCCTCGCTGACGTCGACGATCGCCTCCCGGGACCAGGTGATCGGGCAGGTCATCGACAACCTCAACGGCGTGCTCGACACCGTCAACGCCCGCGACCAGGAGCTGTCGGAGCTGATCGGCCGGCTGCAGCAGGTGGTGTCCGGGCTGTCGGCGGACCGGGACTCGATCGGCGACGCGATCACCGCGATGGACGGGCTGACCAACAGCACCGCGGGCCTGCTGACCGAGGC
This genomic interval carries:
- a CDS encoding MCE family protein, with protein sequence MNGRSITAPLVKFLIFVQVTVLATGLLVLTIANRDLRASESYTARFTDVTNLNEGDEVRISGVKVGQVESIEVVDKRLAEVRFNVADRRLPSSVTATIKYRNLVGQRYIALEQGAGNTGGFLPAGGQIPLERTKPALDLTVLLGGFKPLFQALSPEDVNKLSYEIIQVLQGEGGTVESLLAHTASLTSTIASRDQVIGQVIDNLNGVLDTVNARDQELSELIGRLQQVVSGLSADRDSIGDAITAMDGLTNSTAGLLTEARPGLQQDIAGLGDLSKNLNDHEALTDQVLRNMPGKLETIGRTASHGSWFNFYMCKASGTVGVGKLSLPLPLMPVTQPRCQR